The sequence below is a genomic window from Amia ocellicauda isolate fAmiCal2 chromosome 6, fAmiCal2.hap1, whole genome shotgun sequence.
atctcaaccatttctatttctgcttctgtagtccccactgggctttcccagtctaagtttgggaaattgaaatcccccattataacagccacatccttgctacatgcagtcctgattacactgtacaatgcagcatctttctgaatatctgcatttggtggcctgtaacacactcctaccgctaatcctccagatctcttgttcaaaagtttcacccacaaagattctgttccgttactgggatctaatacgagttcttctgcctcaatgtcatttttcacatataatgctaccccaccccctcttcaattttgcctgtctctcctaaactttgtgtatccttccaacttgtattcatccccatcattttctgtaagccatgtttcagtcacacctacaacatcatagtcacatgccagcactgtggcttccaagtctaacatcttgttccttatactcctggcattgaggtacaaacatttcagggctttcctactagcagtttcccttggttttctatCCTtggaggaacatctcccattgtcagagctccctgcccccctggtccctattttaaatgattctctatttctctgcacatatgctctcccaatgcattagccccccttctgtttagatgtagaccgtccggtttgtacaggtcccatctatcccagaagaaagaccaatgctccataaacctaaacccctcttccctacaccaagatttcaaacacatgttaaactttctaatcactgcccgtctccctggcctggcacatggtaccagaagtaaagaaaactactgtggaccatgaccagtggattcccccccggatttggccagtagcccatctacttgtttagggagatctgcaacctgagcaccaggcaggcaagataccatgcgggtctccttgttaCTAGAACACACtttgtgatctacacctctaagaattgagtctcctactataactacctccctcttctggggggcaCCAcactggtgctcaactgcccccaccatcaccctctgagctgtcacggtgtccagcagttggaacctgttgggcaattctagctatctacgggttgtgcacgcccttttctgcggttacgacctactgtaacccagcagttctctacactttcctgctctacagTCTCAACTGTCCTAgattttggcatgcacaccatctctctcatgggctgattcaccaattcttctatatccctaatacagcgcagatcgacaagctgagcctcaagatcacgaaccttgatctctaggatttcaacctttcaacaacgttcacaaatgaaaccttcttggatgagttcatccaggaaagGCAGTCATTCTGCAAGCCTGACGCTGTATTGGCCACATTCTTCTAAATgttcgttttttttctttctcttgattcctgttgcctagtcaactgcttaacttttgtgaGTGAGAAACAGCGCatctctttctcaacagctgctttaagtagcttttgtgtacctacccccaattcacacctaactggccacacctggctcctcctgcaacagaattcctgttAGTCCttgacaaaatctcccttctacaacctgtttactttcaccaactcggcagctgaactgaattgccttcgatttaggcaaactacagacaatgctaacttcaattaaggcaaacttaaaacaaaatgagcaatgctaagacttgtctgaaactagtcaaacaacaagatggctgcctctcacctgtactctcctgcatctctctgtggcaacttgtaaatacttctgtttacctcTGGTCTCAACaactgctttaagtagcttttgtctacctgcccccaattcacacctaacaggcaacacctggctcctcctgcaacagaattcctgctattccttgacaaaatctcccttctacaaccggtttactttcaccaactcagcagctgaactgaattgccttcaatttaggcaaactacagacaatgctaacttcaattctAACTTCATTTAAGGCAAATGTAATAATGTTCTATGTTctccatttttacttttattaacaTAGTATAATGAGTTAGTTTTTTGTAGGTATGGGTCCCCAGACAGAATCTGGTTGGCAAATGGGTTTTTTACTGAAtggtacatacatacataggacACAATTCGCCCCCTCATACGTTTTCAACTTGAGCATATGTGACCATGCGTTCATTCACTTATCATAGAgccatatacacatatatatttagccAGGTGGTAAATTTGGATATAGAGTTAATTTCCTTGTAGTTTAGTTTCCTTGTGTTGtatttagatttaattaatttatgtataaaCTTATTAAGCTCTATACAGTTTGAAGTTTGCATACCCACTGATTGGTCATTTAAAAGGGTAGAAAAGGAAAGTGTTAAAACTAATCTGTGGACCGCAGAGAAACGAATACAAAGATTTATCTAAATGGTGACATCTCTAAGGTCATTCTCACTTCCCGCCACTAGGGGCCGCTGTTCTGTAAAAGTTAATTAGGTTAAGTTAAGCACTTCCTTTTTCATTGCGTTTCTGGGTAGAGCTGAATGGGGAGAGTGATGCAAGATGGATGCTGTGGTGCATCGGAGCTAATCGCGGGTAAATCTCCAATTTAGTTATGACATCttgttgaaatgtaaatgtatacaggtttatatatttataatctttgATATGTGAACATATTACGTGTTTTGGGTGTTTATTGTGACGGATGCCTTGAGTTAATGAAGTAACCTGATGTCTCCTCGTGGTTAGCGAAGGTAATCAATCCAAACAATTTGAAATTCACATCAGGTTTTACTTTTGTACTtatatttaaaagactgatattTTATTTCAAGAGTGTTGGTGTTAGTGCCTTTTTTCCTGTTAAATCTAATTCAGGAACAGCTCTATAAGTGAATTGTAGTGGAAGTAAACGTATGCACACGTGAGATACAGTGGGCTTAATAGATGTGTTCTgtattttgtctttgtcttcatACAGCTGTAAGCCCACTGCCGTATTGTTTAGTATTGTTGTGTattatcttgttttgtttttattgtatatcCTGTACCTCGTATGCCCTATAGTAAATTCAATTCATGCCAATTTAGAAAGGCCAGTTGCACACCTTCTCagcaacatacactcacctaaaggattattaggaacacctgttcaatttctcattaatgcaattatctaaccaaccaatcacatggcagttgcttcaatgcatttaggggtgtggtcctggtcaagacaatctcctgaactccaaactgaatgtctgaatgggaaagaaaggtgatttaagcaattttgagcgtggcatggttgttggtgccagacgggccggtctgagtatttcacaatctgctcagttactgggattttcacgcacaaccatttctagggtttacaaagaatggtgtgaaaagggaaaaacatccagtatgtggcagtcctgtgggcgaaaatgccttgttgatgctagaggtcagaggagaatgggccgactgattcaagctgatagaagagcaactttgactgaaataaccactcgttacaaccgaggtatgcagcaaagcatttgtgaagccacaacacatacaaccttgaggcggatgggctacaacagcagaagaccccaccgggtaccactcatctccactacaaataggaaaaagaggctacaatttgcacaagctcaccaaaattggacagttgaagactggaaaaatgttgcctggtctgatgagtctcgatttctgttgagacattcagatggtagagtcagaatttggcgtaaacagaatgagaacatggatccatcatgccttgttaccactgtgcaggctggtggtggtggtgtaatggtgtgggggatgttttcttggcacactttaggccccttagtgccaactgggcatcgtttaaatgccacggcctacctgggcattgtttctgaccatgtccatccctttatgaccaccatgtacccatcctctgatggctacttccagcaggataatgcaccatgtcacaaaggtcaaatcatttcaaattggtttcttgaacatgacaatgagttcactgtactaaactggcccccacactcaccagatctcaacccaatagagcatctttgggatgtggtggaacgggagcttcgtgccctggatgtgcatcccacaaatctccatcaactgcaagatgctatcctatcaatatgggccaacatttctaaagaatgctttcagcaccttgttgaatcaatgccacgtagaattaaggcagttctgaaggcgaaagggggtcaaacacagtattagtatggtgttcctaataatcctttaggtgagtgtataacaaaaataaagaacccCCAAAGAAGTTAATGTGTCCTGTGTAGTGTATCAATTTCACGGGCTacatatatacttatatatatatatatatacatacacacacacacacatttgtttttatttcctaatgtatacatttatttgtgactAATTCCAGTATTTGAGTTATTAACAACTAATCAGGACAGTTGGTTGAGGCGGCTGTAGGCTACTTATTACAGGTTTCACTCTTAACTTCCAATGTCCTCCGCGCAACATGGGAGCAGTGGCCACTTGTAACGCCAGCTCTGCCAACAAAACGTCACAACAAACCATATACCCTGCTCCATGGTGcacagccagagtgggccaTTAACCTGCTGAccatggaactatatacacagcaaggcagcgaAAACAGCTCACCAGGTGGGAAACAAGTCTGCTTGCACTGAGAGCTGCCAAGGCTATCCGTTCAGGGGGgagatcaggtctgcgaaccagaatctttCGGGCCACCTGGTCTCTACCAGCAGAACTGACACTCGTTCTCGCCTTATCTTCCGCAGGACcagaagggggaacggtggaAACGCATAGAGGAGACAGCGCGGCTATGCATGGGCTAACatgtcgatccctagggttcctgagtggtctcggacagagaaccatagtgggcagtgagTGGACTCTGCTGAGGCGAAGAGATCCACTTCCGCTCTGCCATATCGTGGTGGAGTCGCCATTCCGAAACCGAGgagcatgttaatgagggaaataagtatttgatcccttcgacttagtacttggtggcaaaacccttgttggcaatcacagaggacgtttcttgtagttggccaccaggtttgcacacatctcaggagggattttgtcccactcctctttgcagatcctctccaagtcattaaggtttcgaggctgacatttggcaacttgaaccttcagctccctccacagattttctatgggattaaggtctggagactggctaggccactccaggaccttaatgtgcttcttcttgagccactcctttgttgccttggctgtgtgttttgggtcattgtcatgctggaatacccatccacgacccattttcaatgccctggctgagggaaggaggttctcacctaagatttgacggtacatggccctgtccatcgtctctttgatgcggtgctgttgtcctgtccccttagcagaaaaacaccaccaaagcataatgttaccacctccatgtttgatggtggggatggtgttcttgggatcattcctcctcctccaaacacggcgagttgagttgatgccaaagagcttgattttggtctcatctgaccacaacactttcacccagttctcctctgaatcattgagatgttggcaaacttcagacgggcctgtacatgtgctttcttgagcaggggggccttgcaggcgctgcaggatttcagtccttcacggcataatgtgttaccaattgtgttcttggtgactatggtcccagctgccttgagattattaacaagatcctcccatgtagttctgggctgattcctcaccgttctcatgatcattgaaactccacaaggtgagatcttgcatggagccccagaccgagggagactgacagttattttgtgtttcttccatttgtgaataatcgcaccaactgttgtcaccttctcaccaagctgcttggcgatggtcttgtagcccattccagccttgtgtaggtctacaatcttgtccctgacatccttggacagctctttggtcttggccatggtggagagtttggaatctgattgattgattgcttctgtggacaggtgtcttttatacaggtaacgagctgagattagacgctctccctttaagagagtgatcctaatctcagcttgttaccagtataaaagacacctgggagccagaaatcttgctgattgataggggatcaaatacttatttccctcattaacatgcaaatcaatttataacttttttgaaatgcgtttttctggatttttttgctgttattctgtctctcactgttaaaatacacctaccattaaaattacagactgatcatttctttgtcagtgggcaaacatacaaaatcagcaggggatcaaatacttttttccgtcACTGTGCATCTGTGTTTGGTATTGAGAGGGAGCTGCTCGTGGTCTTGAGAGCCAAATGAAAATTATTTGAATCAGGCAGTAGATCGCTTTGTTCAAAAGGACCGTCGGCTAGATTTCTTCTTCAGGTAATCTGGTGAGTGCAACAGTGATTTTAAATGACAGCCAGCGGACTGCATTATCTTATATATTATCTTAATTTGAACATGTTATTGTCTTACACATGAGTTTGGGGTGTTTGAGCAATAATAGAACTGGTGCTGCAGTaacattttatgtttatttgtattattaatttttattaGATTGTTACAACAGAATATAGCGTAATTATTTGCATGCCACGGTAGGTTTAGCTGTGGATATTACATATGATAGGCAAGAGCACAAGTGATGTATGGCCCGCTGTGCACGTGTAGAGATTGTTTTCTGGAACTCGGATAACAATTCTTGAGGTATAGCCCAGTCGTAATGCAAGTGCATTGCGGGGTGTGTGTGAAGTGTGAAAGTATGGGTGAGACGTGGAATATCTGTATGTTGTTGCAGACACATTGCCAAAAGGCACAGTACGCCACTGGTGATACTTATGGAGAGGTCCAGTGTGAAATGTTTTGGGATCACACTGGGACTACTGCTGCTGTACGTAAAATGTAATCATTGTTTTTACTGcaatatacattacatacatttcTAATACGTTGATTGTAAAATCATACTTTTATTGTATAATGGAGTGTGAATTTCAAAGTTGATTATTTTCATCACTCTTTAAAGTTGTTTATGCAGcaatgaaaacacagaaaactaGTACAGGCAGTAAACAGCAAAGTAAAGGTATTGTCACATTTCCCACCAGCCACTGAAGCAGTGTGTGACAGGTGGGCATTGTGAGTGTGTTCTTCAGTCAGCTGTCAGAGGGATGTCAGGTAGAGCCTGACAGTAAGTCTCTCTCCCACGGGCTCAGGCACAGGCAGAGCAGACAGGCACACAACTGCACATCATCTGCACCCCCTGGTTTGATCATAGCGTCCTGGATGACATTGATAAAAGGCTTTTGAGAATATAATGTTACAATTAGTATTTGTATCCTGTCATTACTTTacatttgtgtgagtgtgtgtcacttAATACAATGTGATACTTGTGCTTTGTTTCATATGTGGGGAACCTTTTGCGTAACTTGAAGAATTCAGTGAACTGCTCAACCAACACGGCTGTATCTTTCTCTGAGATTATACAGGCAAACCAGCAGACATCATCTGGTTCTGTCTTAACAAAAGTTCTGTGTTTCAGTTCCCCTCCTGTTTTGTTGAGGGATTTACAGAGGCATTGGTTTGGTCCAAGTTCTGGAATGGACATAGAATCCAGGGGATGAGTTTTATTTGGCAGCCCTGACAGTGTTCTTGGCACCGTGTGAAAAGACAGACTTGAGTCCAAAGGACCTCTGAACTGCTGCCTTCATCTTCTCATTCCTTAAGCTGTAGATGATTGGGTTGACCAGTGGGGTGAGGAAGTAGTTTAACCCACCAATGAAAACGCGCCCAATGGGGGAAATGCTGTCCACTCTCAGCCCTATATACACCACAGCCAAAGAGACATAGTACAACACAACCACCAGCATGTGGGAGGAGCACATGTAGAAGGCCTTCTTCCGGCTCTccacagttttcattttcaccACTGACATTATGATCCTGCAGTAGGTAAACAGCACAAATACAAAGGGCACCCAGACAACCATCATGGCGAGCAGCAGGGCAAAATTCACCTGGGCCGTCACATCAGCACAGGCTAGAGACATTACAGTGGGGTAGTCACAGAAACAATGTAAGACATAGTTGGAGGTACAGAATGGCACTGAACTGGCCAGGGCCACAGATACCAGGGGGGCGAGGAAGCCCAGCACCCAGACTATGGCTGTCATTGTGAAGCACAACTTGGTGTTGATAATGGTGTTATAATGCAGTGGCTTCACTACGGCCACATATCGGTCGTAAGCCATGGCCGCCACAAGGAACATTTCTACAGCCGCAACTGCCATAATGAAGTACATCTGCAGGAAGCAGCCTGCGATAGAGATGGTCCTGTTGTGGCCCCACAGCACTGCCAGCAGCTTGGGTATGATGGCGGTTGTCAGCAGCACATCCACAACAGCCAGGTTCCAGAGGAAAAAGTACATTGGTGTGTGGAGCTGGGGGTCCAGGGACACTAGCACCACGATCAGCAGGTTCACCAGAATGGTAGCCAGGAAGAGGAACAGGAAGATGAGGAAGAGTGTTGTATAGTACTCCTGCAGGCCTGGCATTCCCACGATGATGAAATAGGATGCTGAGGGCAGGGAGATGTTGGGGTCACTCATGGCTCAGTGCTGCACAGGGTCTGTGAAGAGAAGAGGGGCAGCTGGGAGGGCAGGGGGACACTGGCTCAGttgtgcatttcttttttaGAGGTAAGCACAAATAAGGAAAATAACCagatgatgtatttatttaatttcaatctctctttacaaatgtataatataaagcaACAAGTGGTCATtgaatatatatcattttgaAAAGCACATAACTCACACATTCTTCAACCATTTCAAGGTTCCAATGTCCCAATGTAATATATACAGATGTTTGCAAATGTTTCTTGTTTacaagaatatattacaattaaaattattacatttatttttgatttgtatTGCAGACATCTATCAAATGGGTAGTTTGAAAACTGCATATACTTTttattatatgcaaatatatttactatatatgtatatatgtatatatatatatatatatatatacaatgtatCTTGCAtatagaaaaaatacaattcatgaATGTGATCAAAGTGATTTACAACacatttaatgtaaatatatttagaaaTCATATTGTTGAGAATCtacatttctaaaataattgGGATCAAACTAAATCTGAGTCATTCTGTAGTATAATCtggattttaatatttcatgaGGAAAAAAATATCAAACCTTCAGAAGTCAGTTCGTGGATGTGGTCTGTGGCTCTCAGTGTGCAGTGAAGTTCAGTGCCAGGTacctgggctgtgtgtctgttcaCTTCACTCTTCAGCTCCAGTCACAGCTCTTCTGGATCAGACTCTTCAACTGTCGATTTTTATGGACGGCCTCTCACGCTGACCCCAGAGGCTGCTGTCTGCAGTGCTGCAGTCTTTATTAACCCTCAGAGGGATACAGAGAAGGTGAGCACCAAAGGGATCAGAGTCACAGGACTTACAGCGATAAGAAAACACTTTTTCAGTTCCTGAAGCATCTTGGTGGGAGTCTGATGTTCAAAGATAGCAGCATTAAGTCAACAAGTACAATaacaccaaacaaacaaatcacagtATATAAAATCATAAGCTTAAAAATACGAACTGTAATAATTTTTTCTGGAGTGCATGTCACAGAAAGGTGCAAACTCAGTTTAATTgcactttattttgtatataatgtattgctTAGTATGTGCATGGTTATGTTTCCTTTGACTATCTGTGTTGTGGATATGTTTCTTATCgttgtttttacattattatgtgttattttgctttttttgggTTTATGAATCACTTATTGTTTGATTGTATTTGCACGTGttcttttatttgatttgttctGAGTTTACCCCGCCCACGAATCACGAATTACGCACTGGAATGGCCGCTTTACAATGCAGTCTGATTACCAACACCTGCCCTGCCACTATGTAAGGGATATAAGCCTGGGAGGAAGGCTGCCACAATAGAGAGCTGACTgccatgaaagcacattttaaCCGGCAGAACCAGGAGTGCAGCAACACCAGCCAGGGAAAGGATAATTGAGCTAAAGGAGAATCATCCTTGGCACAGCACGGAACGCTGTATGAGCCGTGCCAAGAAGAGATCAGCACAGCATGGCTTCCGGACCTGTGAGGGTGGACAAGTGCGGCGGTATAGGACGGGTGAGCTCAGGATAACCAAAAGGCCTGGATGACCAtgggaaaacaactgtggtgtatgacagaagaattctttccccgGTGAAGAAacaccccttcacaacagttggccagatcaagaacactctccaggaggtaggcgtatctgtgtcaaagtcaacaatcaagagaagagttcaccagagtaaatacagagggtttaccacaagatgtaaacaggaaacaggaagaccagattagagtttgccaaaaaacatctgaagaaccctgtacagttctggaacaacatcctatggatagatgagacaaagatcaacttgaaTGATGGGGAGAGAAGAGTATGgaaaagggaaggaactgctcatgatccgaagcataccacctcatctgtgatgcatgttatggcatgggcatgtatggctgccaaaggAACTGGTGATGAGGATCATTTAtcgatgatgtgactgctgacaaaagcagcaggatgaattctgaagtgtttagggctttattatctgctcagaattagccaaatgcttcaaaactcattggacagcgCTTCATAGTGCAGATGgataatgacccgaagcatactgcgaaagcaacccaagacatTTTAAGGTGAAggagtggaatgttctgcaatggccaagtcaatcacctcaCCTGAATCCAAGTGAGCAgtatttcacttgctgaaggaaaaactgaaggcaaaacgccccaagaacaagcaggaactagagacagctgcagtacaggcctggcagagcatcaccagggaagaaacccagcatctggtaatgtctatgggttccataGAGTATtaaaattcacaatttaattcatgattatgttagtttgtccaattacttttgagcccctaaaattggggggaccacatatgaacatgggtgtaattcctacactatTCGCCCACTTTGGATGTAACTAACCTCAAATTACAGCTGAAAGTCtcatgattgtttcctttcaaatccattgtggtggcatacataGCCGAAATGATGAAAgttctgtcactgtccaaatatttatggacctaactgaaTATATATCAACTTTATAAACTATGGGCTAGatcagaggttcccaaactggggtcTGTAACCCCCAAGGGGTCCTCGAGTGCTAGGGGGTCCACGCCAGAATCTATCCCACCAcatccccccctccacccccccaaGAAAAAATGTAGTTGATCAACTATGAAAGAACATACAGGTCCATCCTTCTCATTAGGAGTGAGTTGAACTCTTCTTTGAATCTGAACTTGTCAGCTAAGAATAATGTTCTATGTTCTCAATTTGTACTTTTATTAATGTAGTATAATGAGGCAGTTGTGATATTTTTTGTAGGTGTGGGTCCCCAGCCAGAATCTGGTTGGCAAAAGGGTCCTTGGGCAGAACAAATTTGGGGACCCCAGGGCTAGATATTCTTAGGGTTTGTGCACCGTGCATAGGGGTTTGCACAGTGCAAATGGCTATagctcaaacatttgcattATTTACCATATTGAAAAACCTGTTTTGCTCCATTTACCCTGTAATTCGATGAAAGACACAAAATGGGCGGAAGGGATGAGTTTATGCGTGATTCCAGCTATATGCATAGcttaatttaatttccaatCTCCTGCGCGGTGCAGGAAGCGGGTCATGCACCCTCCGCGCAACATGGGAGTGGTGGCCACTTGTAACACCAGCTCTACCAACAAAACGTATACATATATACCGTGGGGCGCAGGAAAACATTTCATGCACCCTCAGTGCAATCACAGAAGCACTGGCCTCTTgaggagccagctcatgcacctGCCATGCATCACATGAGCATTTGGCACATGGGGATCAGTACAGCGAATGCAGGACAACGGCAGCTCTTATCGTGCTGGAATGAATTAACTATGTATACAGCGGGGCATGAGAGTCAGCTGTCCCCTGCTCCATGGTGCACAGCCAGAGCAGGCCACAAACCTGCTGAGCATATGCATATATGCATAGCAAGACAGCGAGAACAGCTCACCAGGTGGGAAACAAGTCTGCTTGCACTGTCAGCTGCCAAGACTCTCCGTTCGGGAGGGAGATCAGGTCTGTAAACCAGAATCTGTGGTGCCACCAGGTCGCTAACCGTAGAACTGAAGCTCATTCTCGCCTTATCTTccccaggaccaccgggagaagggggaacgtaTAGAGGAGACACGGCTATGCGTGAGCTAGCGTGTCGATCCCTAGGCAGTGGGCAGTGAGTGGACTCTGCAGAGGCGAAGAGATCCACTTCCGCTCTGCCATATTGGCTCCACATTTGTTGTTTCACATGCgggtggaggtgccattccAAAACTGAGGAGCCTTCCCGAGAGAGAAGGCGCACCACCGTGTTGGATAGGccggggaggtgaactgctctgatggagcagagCCGGAGCTGCGTCCATACAAGCAAGcagcgtgctagacagtagAGTATGTGCGatcggagacctccttgccacCACTGTGTTGTCCGTCTGAACCAGAACAAGTCTGTCCTGTAGCACTGACAGGAAATGACACAATCTGAGGAGCACTGCTTGTAACTTCAGGATGTTGATGTGTAGGGCCCGTTTGGCCTATGTCCATCTGCCTTCTCCCCAACCTTGCTTGCATCTGTTGTCATCACCACTCAATGGCAGattggccccaggggcacaccgagggttacATTTTGAGGGCTCTGTCACTAACAGAATGCCTTCCTGCACACCGGAGTGACTGACTTGTCATGCACGATCTCAGCGAGGACGTATCCgtagagacctgaaccaccactgcagcggaGGCCTAGGGGGAGGGTCTATGATGTAGCCACTAGGCCCAGCTGCCTCTGGCAAAGGAATA
It includes:
- the LOC136751711 gene encoding olfactory receptor 6N2-like, which codes for MSDPNISLPSASYFIIVGMPGLQEYYTTLFLIFLFLFLATILVNLLIVVLVSLDPQLHTPMYFFLWNLAVVDVLLTTAIIPKLLAVLWGHNRTISIAGCFLQMYFIMAVAAVEMFLVAAMAYDRYVAVVKPLHYNTIINTKLCFTMTAIVWVLGFLAPLVSVALASSVPFCTSNYVLHCFCDYPTVMSLACADVTAQVNFALLLAMMVVWVPFVFVLFTYCRIIMSVVKMKTVESRKKAFYMCSSHMLVVVLYYVSLAVVYIGLRVDSISPIGRVFIGGLNYFLTPLVNPIIYSLRNEKMKAAVQRSFGLKSVFSHGAKNTVRAAK